From one Methylomonas paludis genomic stretch:
- the hisA gene encoding 1-(5-phosphoribosyl)-5-[(5-phosphoribosylamino)methylideneamino]imidazole-4-carboxamide isomerase, whose product MLLIPAIDLKEGKCVRLRQGRMEDDTVFSDDPVAVAGRWVSAGAKRLHLVDLDGAFAGKPKNAEVIHAIVQAYPDIPVQIGGGIRDEDTIQAYLEAGVQYVIIGTKAVSEPHFVRDVSIEFPGHIIIGLDARDGKVAIDGWSKLSRHDVIDLAQKFEANGVAAIIYTDISRDGMMQGVNVEATAKLARAIHIPVIASGGITNLDDIKALGEVAHDGIIGAITGRAIYEGTLDFAEAEKLAESFG is encoded by the coding sequence ATGTTGCTGATACCTGCAATTGATTTGAAAGAAGGGAAATGTGTACGCTTGCGTCAAGGCCGCATGGAAGACGATACGGTATTTTCCGACGATCCAGTCGCAGTGGCTGGTCGCTGGGTTAGTGCCGGCGCCAAACGCTTGCATCTGGTTGATCTGGACGGCGCATTTGCCGGCAAGCCCAAAAACGCGGAAGTGATTCACGCGATTGTCCAGGCCTATCCAGACATACCGGTACAAATCGGTGGCGGCATTCGCGATGAAGATACCATACAAGCCTATCTGGAAGCCGGTGTGCAATATGTGATTATCGGCACCAAAGCAGTGAGTGAACCTCATTTTGTCCGGGATGTATCCATCGAATTTCCCGGCCATATCATCATAGGCCTGGATGCCCGAGACGGCAAAGTAGCGATAGACGGCTGGTCTAAACTGTCCCGCCACGATGTGATTGATCTGGCCCAAAAATTTGAAGCCAACGGTGTGGCGGCCATTATTTATACTGATATTTCCCGCGACGGCATGATGCAGGGTGTCAATGTGGAAGCCACCGCCAAACTGGCCAGAGCTATCCATATACCGGTGATCGCTTCCGGCGGCATCACCAATCTGGATGACATTAAAGCCCTGGGTGAAGTAGCCCACGATGGCATTATTGGTGCCATCACCGGACGAGCTATTTATGAAGGCACCCTGGATTTTGCCGAAGCCGAAAAACTGGCCGAATCGTTCGGATAA